The Sphingopyxis sp. CCNWLW2 genome contains the following window.
CCGCGGTCGCATTCATATGCGGTTCCGGTTTGGCGGGGCACCGACGAACAGGCCGCAAGCGCGAGGATCGCGGCGCCCGCCGCGACAAGAGTTGCCGTCTTCATATATGCCTTCCCCTCAGTAGCCCGACCGCACGCACAGCACGTCGGCGAGGTAGACCCGCCCGCTGACCGTTTCCATATGCTCGCGCGCCGACCCGTTCCAGCCGATCGAGCGGCACCAGGTGTCGGCGGTCTGCGAAGCGCAATTGGCGGTCGCCGACCCGCGCGCGCAGGCGAGCACGCGATAGTTGCGCTCTGCGGGCTGGGTGTGGAATTCAGCAAAATTTCCGCGCGCGACCTGGTCGTTGGCGGGCGGGTTCGGGTTCCAGCCGCCGCCCCCGCCACCGCCGCCAACCGGGCGGATCGACTGGATGGTGAGGCCGCGCAGCACGTTGTTCAGCATCGGCGTGTCGCGATCGACGGTGCGGCAATTGCCGCGGTAGCGCGTCCTTTCGCACAATTCCCAGCGTCCGTTCGGGACGCGGATCGAATTGACCGGCCAGGCGAGGCCAAGGTTGGGCTTTTCCTCGCCGATGAACACCGCGGGACCGCGATAGCCGGCGTCGCGATAGATCGTCGCTTCGGGCGGGCGATCGGGGCGGTAGCGTTCGGTCTCGGCCGTCTGGGCATAGGAGGTGG
Protein-coding sequences here:
- a CDS encoding beta/gamma crystallin-related protein, coding for MKTAYRLSILAAAAASIGAGFLATSYAQTAETERYRPDRPPEATIYRDAGYRGPAVFIGEEKPNLGLAWPVNSIRVPNGRWELCERTRYRGNCRTVDRDTPMLNNVLRGLTIQSIRPVGGGGGGGGWNPNPPANDQVARGNFAEFHTQPAERNYRVLACARGSATANCASQTADTWCRSIGWNGSAREHMETVSGRVYLADVLCVRSGY